Proteins from one Paenibacillus amylolyticus genomic window:
- a CDS encoding alpha-amylase: MKRNHTMMQFFEWHLAADGDHWKRLAEMAPELKAKGIDSVWVPPVTKAVSAEDTGYGVYDLYDLGEFDQKGTVRTKYGTKQELVEAIAECQKNGIAVYVDLVMNHKAGADETEVFKVIEVDPNDRTKEISEPFEIEGWTKFTFPGRGDQYSSFKWSSEHFNGTDYDAKGERTGVFRIAGENKNWNQNVDDEFGNYDYLMFANIDYNHPDVRREMIDWGRWLIDTLQCGGFRLDAIKHINHEFIKEFAAEMIRKRGQDFYIVGEFWNSNLDACREFLDTVDYQIDLFDVSLHYKLHEASLAGRDFDLSKIFDDTLVQTHPTHAVTFVDNHDSQPHEALESWIGDWFKPSAYALTLLRRDGYPVVFYGDYYGIGGPEPVDGKKEILDILLSARCNKAYGEQEDYFDHANTIGWVRRGVEEIEGSGCAVVISNGDDGEKRMFIGEHRAGEVWVDLTNSCEDQITIEEDGWATFHVCGGGVSVWALAEQNEDCADAE, encoded by the coding sequence ATGAAGAGAAATCATACCATGATGCAGTTTTTTGAATGGCACCTGGCTGCAGACGGAGATCATTGGAAGCGACTGGCTGAAATGGCCCCGGAACTAAAAGCCAAAGGCATTGACTCGGTATGGGTACCACCTGTAACCAAGGCAGTGTCAGCAGAAGATACAGGCTATGGTGTATATGATCTGTACGATCTGGGCGAATTTGATCAAAAGGGTACCGTACGGACCAAATATGGCACCAAGCAGGAATTGGTGGAGGCCATTGCCGAGTGTCAGAAGAACGGAATTGCCGTCTATGTGGATCTGGTGATGAATCACAAGGCCGGAGCTGATGAGACGGAAGTGTTCAAAGTGATCGAGGTTGATCCCAATGATCGAACGAAGGAAATTTCTGAACCTTTCGAGATTGAAGGCTGGACCAAATTCACATTCCCGGGTCGCGGTGATCAATACTCCTCCTTTAAGTGGAGCTCTGAACATTTCAACGGTACGGACTATGATGCCAAGGGAGAACGGACCGGTGTATTCCGCATCGCAGGTGAGAACAAGAACTGGAATCAGAATGTCGATGATGAGTTCGGCAACTACGATTATCTGATGTTCGCGAATATAGATTATAATCACCCGGATGTGCGGCGCGAGATGATTGATTGGGGGAGATGGCTGATTGACACCCTCCAGTGCGGTGGGTTCCGGCTGGATGCCATCAAGCACATTAACCATGAATTCATCAAGGAATTTGCAGCAGAGATGATCCGCAAACGCGGTCAGGACTTCTACATCGTAGGTGAATTCTGGAACTCGAACCTGGATGCATGTCGTGAATTCCTCGATACGGTAGACTACCAGATCGATCTGTTCGATGTGTCTCTTCACTACAAGTTGCATGAGGCTTCGCTTGCGGGCAGAGACTTTGATCTCTCCAAAATTTTTGACGACACCTTGGTACAGACCCATCCTACCCATGCAGTAACCTTCGTGGATAATCACGACTCCCAACCTCATGAAGCATTGGAGTCATGGATTGGAGACTGGTTTAAGCCGAGTGCCTATGCGTTGACGTTATTACGTCGCGATGGTTATCCGGTTGTGTTCTACGGTGATTATTATGGCATTGGTGGACCTGAACCGGTGGATGGCAAAAAAGAAATTCTGGACATTCTGCTGTCTGCCCGCTGCAACAAGGCATATGGTGAGCAGGAAGATTACTTCGATCACGCCAATACGATCGGCTGGGTGCGTCGCGGAGTAGAGGAAATCGAAGGCTCCGGTTGTGCAGTCGTTATCTCCAACGGGGATGACGGTGAGAAAAGAATGTTCATCGGAGAGCATCGTGCTGGTGAAGTCTGGGTGGATCTGACGAACAGTTGTGAGGATCAGATTACCATCGAGGAAGACGGCTGGGCTACCTTCCATGTATGTGGTGGAGGTGTCTCGGTATGGGCCCTGGCTGAGCAGAATGAGGACTGTGCAGACGCGGAGTAA
- a CDS encoding MBL fold metallo-hydrolase: MKITFLGTGDMFSVEQHHNSMLAEFEDTHLVIDFPESNAKALKEYGFPMTAIHNVFVTHLHEDHINGVQMLGYYAQIVGDRKPRLFIHEQLVDPLWNILSPGMRYTTDGERTMSDYYDVVPLPDGGTFELGGVTFETFRTQHVPGMVSNGLLAKPYFYYSADSTLDQERIEQVASDVQLVFHECHMHDLVIKSHTSLKDLEQLPAEVRQKTVLMHYHDEYADADKRKQFNRDHVLRMAGTLESFELE, translated from the coding sequence ATGAAAATTACTTTTCTCGGCACAGGAGACATGTTCAGCGTAGAGCAGCACCACAATAGTATGTTGGCTGAATTCGAAGACACGCATCTGGTCATTGATTTTCCGGAATCAAATGCCAAGGCACTCAAGGAATATGGATTCCCCATGACCGCTATTCACAACGTCTTTGTTACCCACCTGCATGAGGATCATATTAACGGTGTACAGATGTTGGGTTATTACGCCCAAATTGTGGGTGACCGCAAACCCCGTCTGTTCATCCACGAACAATTGGTAGACCCGCTCTGGAACATTCTATCCCCCGGCATGCGCTACACAACGGATGGTGAACGGACCATGAGTGATTACTACGACGTCGTTCCCCTGCCAGATGGAGGCACATTCGAGCTGGGCGGCGTGACGTTCGAGACGTTTCGAACGCAGCATGTTCCTGGTATGGTCAGCAATGGCCTACTCGCCAAACCTTACTTCTATTACAGTGCAGACAGTACACTCGATCAGGAACGGATAGAACAGGTCGCTTCTGATGTGCAGCTGGTTTTCCATGAATGCCATATGCATGATCTGGTGATTAAATCTCATACCTCCCTGAAAGATCTGGAGCAGCTGCCTGCGGAAGTAAGACAGAAAACCGTGTTGATGCATTATCATGATGAGTACGCGGATGCGGACAAACGGAAACAGTTCAACCGCGATCATGTTCTGCGGATGGCGGGTACGCTGGAATCCTTTGAACTGGAGTAG
- the uxaC gene encoding glucuronate isomerase, translating to MKSFLDEQFLLHNETAIKLYEDYAKDMPIIDYHCHLSPQEIYENKTFGNLTEAWLYGDHYKWRLMRANGIEEQYVTGGEGVTNYDRFLAYAKTVPMMIGNPLYAWSHLELQRYFGVYEVLNETSAPAIWEKVNAKLNSDGFGARDLITKSNVTVVCTTDDPTDSLEYHLKIQEIEGFDTAVLPSFRPDKGLELNRDTFTEWVGKLSQASGKAISDYESFLAALESRVEFFHSVGGRVSDHALDYVPYGVATREEAAAIFAKALAGQKVTREEEDKYKTVTLTFLGKLYAERGWVMQFHINAARNNNTRMFAKLGPDTGYDAVNDTPLSSAMIGLLDALEQQQALPKTILYSLNPRDNEVLAAIIGSFQGGGIPGKIQLGAAWWFNDTKDGMIAQMKALANVGLLSRFVGMLTDSRSFLSYTRHEYFRRLVCNLIGEWAEQGEAPQDMELLGQIVQGIAYNNAKEYFPFASVLKTVSASQS from the coding sequence ATGAAATCTTTTCTGGATGAACAATTTCTACTGCACAATGAAACGGCGATCAAGTTATATGAGGATTATGCCAAAGACATGCCGATTATTGACTATCATTGCCACCTCAGTCCTCAGGAGATCTACGAGAACAAAACCTTCGGCAACCTTACAGAAGCCTGGTTATACGGTGATCACTATAAGTGGCGGCTCATGCGCGCGAACGGAATTGAAGAGCAATATGTGACCGGAGGCGAAGGCGTGACCAATTACGATCGTTTCCTGGCTTACGCCAAAACGGTACCCATGATGATTGGTAATCCGCTGTATGCCTGGTCTCACTTGGAATTACAACGCTATTTTGGTGTCTATGAAGTATTGAATGAGACAAGTGCACCCGCCATCTGGGAAAAGGTAAATGCCAAACTGAACAGTGACGGATTCGGTGCACGTGATCTGATTACCAAATCCAATGTCACTGTTGTGTGCACAACCGATGATCCAACCGATTCGCTGGAGTATCATCTGAAGATTCAGGAAATCGAGGGCTTTGATACCGCCGTATTGCCATCCTTCCGTCCGGATAAAGGATTGGAATTGAATCGGGATACGTTCACTGAATGGGTGGGCAAGCTGTCGCAGGCATCCGGCAAGGCAATTTCCGATTATGAATCCTTCCTTGCTGCATTGGAGTCCCGGGTGGAATTCTTCCATTCCGTTGGCGGCAGAGTCTCGGACCATGCACTCGATTATGTTCCTTACGGCGTGGCTACTCGCGAAGAGGCGGCTGCGATCTTTGCGAAGGCTCTTGCAGGTCAGAAGGTAACGCGTGAGGAAGAGGACAAGTATAAGACTGTGACGCTGACATTCCTCGGCAAACTGTATGCAGAGCGCGGCTGGGTCATGCAGTTCCACATCAATGCAGCTCGTAACAACAATACACGGATGTTTGCCAAGCTTGGACCGGATACCGGTTACGATGCCGTCAATGATACACCGTTGTCGTCAGCGATGATCGGATTGCTTGATGCGTTGGAGCAGCAACAGGCGTTGCCCAAAACGATTCTGTATTCTTTGAATCCAAGGGACAACGAAGTTCTTGCTGCAATCATTGGCAGCTTCCAGGGCGGAGGTATTCCAGGCAAAATCCAGCTTGGTGCAGCATGGTGGTTCAATGATACGAAGGATGGTATGATCGCTCAGATGAAGGCACTGGCGAATGTGGGTCTGCTCAGCCGATTTGTCGGCATGTTAACCGATTCTCGCAGCTTCCTGTCATACACGCGGCATGAGTATTTCCGCCGTCTGGTCTGCAATCTCATTGGTGAATGGGCTGAACAGGGCGAGGCACCGCAGGATATGGAGCTGCTTGGTCAGATCGTACAGGGCATCGCCTACAACAATGCAAAAGAATATTTCCCGTTTGCCTCCGTGCTTAAAACGGTCTCTGCTTCACAGTCTTGA
- a CDS encoding MarR family transcriptional regulator — translation MTGIDPVAQKLLYSIMQFNKGKWRQHKPHGRNHNEIMVLACLLHGTHPGERLDWRDNPPDFERELNESRPGLKVSEISALLRVKSPTITPVIRGLEDEGLVERTMDPTDRRAVRITITEAGRNIIRAAHEERMQTFNQLVQHLGEEESIQLTELLTKVYTFFDTVVFQQTETSTQGDDTP, via the coding sequence ATGACGGGTATAGATCCGGTCGCTCAGAAGCTTTTGTACTCCATTATGCAGTTTAATAAAGGCAAATGGAGGCAACATAAACCTCATGGGCGTAATCACAATGAAATTATGGTGTTGGCTTGTTTGCTGCATGGTACGCATCCAGGAGAACGTCTGGACTGGCGGGATAATCCGCCAGATTTTGAGAGAGAACTGAATGAGAGTCGCCCAGGGCTAAAAGTATCGGAAATCAGTGCGTTACTGCGGGTGAAATCACCAACCATTACCCCGGTTATTCGTGGGCTTGAGGATGAAGGGCTTGTCGAACGGACCATGGACCCGACGGATCGCCGTGCTGTGCGTATAACCATTACGGAGGCAGGGCGGAACATTATACGGGCAGCGCATGAGGAGCGCATGCAGACGTTTAACCAGCTCGTCCAGCATTTGGGTGAGGAAGAAAGCATTCAATTGACGGAGTTGTTGACCAAGGTTTATACCTTTTTTGATACAGTGGTTTTCCAACAGACGGAGACGTCCACACAAGGAGATGATACGCCATGA
- a CDS encoding ABC transporter ATP-binding protein encodes MSEHTKHKSPRPHGGPGPGPGMGMRPPAEKAKDFKGTLRRLIRYLQPHSYRLLGVLVAAILSTVFSIISPKIMAEGTDILSQGAIAILQGVQGAGIDFPALMKVLYLLGGLYLFSAAFMYVQQYLMAGVAQRVVYDMREQISAKVGRLPLKYFDSRTTGETLSRATNDVDNISNTLQQSLAQFITSIVTIVGVIIMMLTISPWMTLITILTLPLSVVVVMLVASRSQKHFAGQQKSLGELNGHVEEMYTGHKVVKAFGREEQSVQQFEKVNEELYESGWKAQFISGIIMPLMSFVGNLGYVLICVVGGIFVTRGSISIGDILAFTQYSRQFTQPINQIANISNIIQSTIASAERVFELLDEEEEVPESKQPVQLQQPKGAVAFQGVQFGYKENELLIQNMNIDVKPGQTVAIVGPTGAGKTTLINLLMRFYEIQDGQITIDGADIKDMERGKLRSLFGMVLQDTWLFNGTIRDNIAYGREGSTEEDVIKAAVAAHADHFIRTLPDGYDTVLNEEASNISQGQKQLLTIARAILANPAILILDEATSSVDTRTEVFIQKAMNDLMKDRTSFVIAHRLSTIRGADLILVMDHGNVIEQGNHDELMASQGFYADLYNSQFAEQQPQAI; translated from the coding sequence ATGAGCGAACATACAAAACACAAGTCGCCTCGTCCCCATGGTGGGCCGGGTCCAGGTCCCGGAATGGGCATGCGACCTCCCGCCGAGAAAGCCAAAGATTTCAAAGGTACACTTCGGCGTTTGATTCGTTATCTCCAGCCTCATAGTTATCGTCTATTGGGTGTGTTGGTCGCAGCCATTCTGAGTACCGTATTCAGCATCATCAGTCCAAAGATCATGGCAGAGGGAACGGATATTCTCAGCCAAGGCGCCATTGCCATCCTTCAGGGTGTACAGGGAGCCGGGATTGATTTTCCTGCATTGATGAAAGTGTTATACCTGCTTGGCGGACTCTATCTGTTCAGTGCTGCATTTATGTATGTTCAGCAATACCTGATGGCCGGTGTGGCCCAACGTGTTGTGTATGACATGCGTGAGCAGATCAGTGCGAAGGTTGGACGCCTGCCTTTGAAATATTTTGACTCTCGCACGACAGGGGAGACACTAAGCCGTGCTACGAATGACGTGGACAACATCAGTAATACACTTCAGCAAAGTTTGGCACAGTTCATTACGTCCATCGTCACGATTGTCGGCGTAATTATCATGATGCTGACGATTAGTCCATGGATGACCTTAATCACAATTTTGACGCTGCCACTCAGTGTGGTGGTTGTTATGCTGGTCGCTTCCCGTTCGCAAAAACACTTTGCAGGCCAACAGAAATCCCTTGGGGAGCTGAATGGTCATGTCGAAGAGATGTACACGGGACACAAGGTTGTCAAAGCATTTGGACGCGAAGAACAATCGGTACAGCAATTCGAGAAGGTCAATGAAGAGTTGTATGAATCTGGCTGGAAAGCCCAGTTTATCTCCGGTATTATTATGCCGCTTATGAGCTTTGTCGGTAATCTGGGTTATGTACTGATCTGTGTGGTTGGTGGGATCTTCGTTACACGCGGCTCCATCTCCATCGGGGATATTCTGGCCTTCACACAGTACTCCCGTCAATTCACACAACCGATTAACCAGATCGCAAATATCTCCAATATCATTCAATCGACGATTGCTTCGGCGGAACGTGTATTCGAGTTGCTGGATGAAGAGGAAGAAGTTCCGGAGTCCAAACAACCCGTGCAATTACAGCAGCCCAAAGGTGCAGTTGCATTCCAAGGTGTTCAATTTGGATATAAAGAAAATGAACTGCTCATTCAGAACATGAACATTGATGTAAAACCAGGACAGACGGTAGCCATTGTTGGACCTACGGGAGCCGGTAAAACCACGCTGATCAACCTGTTAATGCGTTTCTACGAAATTCAGGATGGTCAGATTACGATTGACGGTGCCGACATTAAGGATATGGAGCGTGGCAAGCTGCGCAGTCTGTTCGGCATGGTACTTCAGGATACCTGGTTGTTCAACGGAACGATTCGGGACAATATCGCCTATGGTCGGGAAGGTTCGACGGAAGAGGATGTCATCAAGGCAGCCGTTGCGGCCCATGCGGATCACTTTATTCGTACACTGCCGGATGGTTATGATACGGTGCTGAATGAAGAAGCATCGAACATCTCACAAGGGCAGAAACAGTTGCTCACGATTGCGAGAGCGATTCTGGCGAACCCGGCCATTCTCATTCTGGATGAAGCGACGAGTAGCGTGGATACACGGACCGAAGTATTTATCCAAAAAGCGATGAATGATCTGATGAAGGATCGCACGAGCTTTGTCATTGCACACCGATTGTCCACCATTCGCGGTGCCGATCTGATCCTGGTGATGGATCATGGTAACGTGATTGAACAGGGTAATCATGATGAATTAATGGCAAGTCAAGGTTTCTACGCGGATCTGTACAATAGTCAGTTTGCGGAGCAGCAACCGCAGGCGATCTGA